From the Procambarus clarkii isolate CNS0578487 chromosome 70, FALCON_Pclarkii_2.0, whole genome shotgun sequence genome, one window contains:
- the LOC138355988 gene encoding uncharacterized protein: MSTSSSNMSTSSSNMSTSSSNMSTSSSNMSTSSSNMSTSSSNMSTSSSNMSTSSSNMSTSSSNMSTSSSNMSTSSSNMSTSSSNMSTSSSNMSTSSSNMSTSSSNMSTSFSNMSTSSSNMSTSSSDMSTSFSNMSTSSSNMSTSSSNMSTSSSNMSTSSSN, encoded by the coding sequence ATGAGTACTAGTTCCTCCAACATGAGTACTAGTTCCTCCAACATGAGTACTAGTTCCTCCAACATGAGTACTAGTTCCTCCAACATGAGTACTAGTTCCTCCAACATGAGTACTAGTTCCTCCAACATGAGTACTAGTTCCTCCAACATGAGTACTAGTTCCTCCAACATGAGTACTAGTTCCTCCAACATGAGTACTAGTTCCTCCAACATGAGTACTAGTTCCTCCAACATGAGTACTAGTTCCTCCAACATGAGTACTAGTTCCTCCAACATGAGTACTAGTTCCTCCAACATGAGTACTAGTTCCTCCAACATGAGTACTAGTTTCTCCAACATGAGTACTAGTTCCTCCAACATGAGTACTAGTTCCTCCGACATGAGTACTAGTTTCTCCAACATGAGTACTAGTTCCTCCAACATGAGTACTAGTTCCTCCAACATGAGTACTAGTTCCTCCAACATGAGTACTAGTTCCTCCAACTAG